A part of Lacibacter sp. H407 genomic DNA contains:
- a CDS encoding GIY-YIG nuclease family protein: MHYYVYILESEKDGSYYKGFSTDPSIRLVRHNRGETASTRHLLPWKLVYVELMATKSEALVRERNLKKAARERIQALLLHSKNIYKDFI; this comes from the coding sequence ATGCATTACTATGTATACATACTGGAAAGTGAAAAGGATGGTAGTTATTATAAAGGATTTTCTACTGATCCCAGCATAAGATTAGTGCGACACAATCGAGGCGAAACAGCAAGTACCCGTCATTTGTTACCTTGGAAATTGGTGTATGTAGAGTTAATGGCAACAAAATCGGAAGCGTTGGTTCGTGAGAGGAATCTAAAGAAGGCAGCCCGTGAGCGGATTCAAGCGCTACTATTACATTCAAAAAATATTTACAAGGATTTTATATAA
- a CDS encoding sugar transferase, which yields MFQKSRLHIGWYVFADWLSATFAWGLFYLLRRVLLGEANSLLNQTLDPTFFIGILVIPLCWIIFYHLFGSYRNLYSKSRLQELTSTFFCSLLGCLVLFFALLLDDRIVSYTFYYKESLLLFSLQFGITWLFRWIILTIIKQQFVNGNVKINTLIIGANYSAVKLYNDIKGSGETLGFHFSGFLYPDGTSSNGLAKYLPSLGSLQDLSNVIREKQIEQVIIATEEKERSSMEQSLIILSEHDVSIKLLPNTIDILSGSVRTSNVFGAMLIDLHTGMMSEWQQNIKRLMDVLASIIALIMLFPLLIFVAIRVKLSSKGPVFYSQERIGLKGKPFYIHKFRSMRTDAEQNGPALSSETDQRITPWGKVMRKWRLDELPQFWNILKGEMSLVGPRPERRFYIDQVVEKAPYYRYLLKVKPGLTSWGMVKFGYAENVDEMVERSKYDLIYIENISLALDIKIIIHTIRLIFLGKGR from the coding sequence ATGTTTCAAAAATCCCGCCTGCATATTGGATGGTATGTTTTTGCAGACTGGCTGTCGGCCACCTTTGCATGGGGATTGTTTTATTTATTACGCAGGGTATTGTTGGGCGAGGCAAACAGCCTGCTGAATCAAACGCTTGACCCAACGTTTTTCATTGGTATTTTGGTGATCCCTCTTTGCTGGATCATCTTCTATCACTTATTCGGCAGTTACCGGAATCTCTACAGCAAATCACGGCTGCAGGAATTAACGAGCACATTTTTTTGCAGTCTGCTCGGTTGTCTGGTGTTGTTTTTTGCATTGCTACTCGACGATCGAATTGTATCGTACACATTTTATTATAAAGAATCGTTGTTGCTGTTTTCCTTGCAGTTTGGGATCACCTGGTTATTTCGCTGGATCATACTCACCATCATCAAACAACAGTTTGTAAACGGCAATGTAAAGATCAACACACTCATCATTGGTGCAAACTACAGTGCAGTAAAATTGTACAACGACATTAAGGGTTCGGGCGAAACACTTGGTTTTCATTTCTCCGGTTTTTTGTATCCCGATGGAACATCGTCTAACGGTCTTGCCAAATATTTACCATCGTTAGGTTCATTGCAGGATCTGTCGAATGTGATCAGAGAAAAACAAATTGAACAGGTGATCATTGCTACCGAAGAAAAAGAACGCTCTTCCATGGAGCAATCGCTCATCATTCTCAGTGAACATGATGTAAGCATCAAACTATTGCCCAACACCATTGATATTCTTTCCGGCTCGGTACGAACCAGCAATGTATTTGGTGCCATGCTCATTGATCTGCACACCGGTATGATGAGTGAGTGGCAACAAAACATCAAACGCCTGATGGATGTACTGGCGTCGATCATTGCATTGATCATGTTGTTTCCACTGCTCATCTTTGTGGCCATCCGGGTAAAACTATCGTCGAAAGGTCCGGTGTTTTATTCGCAGGAACGGATCGGGTTAAAAGGAAAACCGTTTTACATCCACAAGTTCAGATCCATGCGAACAGATGCAGAACAAAACGGTCCTGCACTTTCTTCGGAAACAGATCAACGCATTACGCCGTGGGGAAAAGTGATGCGGAAATGGCGGCTCGATGAATTGCCGCAGTTCTGGAATATTCTGAAAGGTGAAATGAGTTTGGTAGGTCCACGTCCTGAACGACGATTCTATATTGACCAGGTGGTTGAGAAAGCGCCTTACTATCGTTACCTGTTGAAAGTAAAACCCGGACTTACATCATGGGGCATGGTAAAGTTTGGTTATGCCGAAAATGTAGATGAGATGGTGGAGCGAAGCAAATACGATTTGATCTATATTGAAAACATTTCATTGGCACTTGATATAAAGATCATCATCCATACCATTCGATTGATTTTTCTTGGCAAAGGAAGATGA
- a CDS encoding sensor histidine kinase, protein MDTIETRIYTAFIIGSVVIGALFLYFLVTMFRNHRKHFSILRKYYLNEVELLEDDRGRIARDLHDDLGPLVSVANLLIRNCKGADEEDREYLAKAEQSLNELTVRFGEIAKNLVPGVLIGKGLKPAIDEFLNRYRTVSSIEFLFTCQLKQEPVHHFGLHLYRLVQELVHNAIKHSKAKKVELRIIERKGMIHLFYFDDGVGLSTNIQNEGLGIHNMRSRATMLNGVMEVNEKSEQGTTLYFALPIKQHYA, encoded by the coding sequence ATGGATACCATTGAAACGAGAATATATACTGCGTTCATCATCGGCAGTGTAGTAATCGGTGCATTGTTCCTGTATTTTTTGGTTACGATGTTTCGGAACCATCGCAAACATTTCAGTATTCTGCGAAAGTACTATTTGAATGAAGTTGAGCTGCTTGAAGATGACCGTGGAAGAATAGCCCGAGATCTGCATGATGACCTAGGACCATTGGTTTCAGTAGCCAATCTATTAATCCGTAATTGTAAGGGAGCGGATGAAGAAGACCGGGAGTACCTCGCAAAAGCGGAGCAATCGTTGAACGAGTTAACAGTACGCTTCGGTGAAATTGCGAAGAACTTAGTACCCGGTGTATTAATAGGAAAGGGTTTGAAACCAGCCATTGATGAGTTTCTAAACAGGTATCGAACAGTGAGCAGCATTGAATTTTTATTTACGTGTCAACTAAAACAAGAGCCGGTTCATCATTTTGGGTTACATCTTTACCGGTTAGTGCAAGAGCTGGTGCATAATGCGATCAAGCATTCAAAGGCAAAAAAAGTTGAGCTACGTATTATTGAACGCAAGGGAATGATTCACTTGTTTTATTTTGATGATGGTGTTGGGCTAAGTACCAACATACAGAACGAGGGGTTGGGTATTCATAACATGCGCAGCCGGGCTACGATGTTGAATGGCGTGATGGAAGTAAATGAGAAAAGCGAACAAGGAACCACATTGTATTTTGCATTACCAATAAAACAACATTATGCGTGA
- a CDS encoding Gfo/Idh/MocA family oxidoreductase, translating into MLKIAVFGTGHLGKFHLNNWKEIEGVELVGFYDPNDRAAKAVAEKYQLRRYSSAEELMALCDAADIVAPTNYHFELCQMAVRMGKHVFVEKPMCNTMDEANELVKLVREANVKLQVGHVERFNPAFLAVRDLQLNPMFIEVHRLSQFNPRGTEVSVILDLMIHDIDIILSLVKSDVKNVYANGVAVMTDTPDIANVRIEFDNGCVANLTSSRISMKKMRKIRLFQRDAYIGIDFLEKKSEIIRMKNSDDTDAFTFDIETNHGKKTIAISNPPVKEVNAIRMELEHFRDAILLDKPIPVSEVDGLRAMDVAHQILQKIQRATVA; encoded by the coding sequence ATGCTCAAAATAGCTGTGTTTGGCACCGGCCACCTCGGAAAATTTCATCTCAATAACTGGAAAGAAATCGAAGGCGTTGAACTGGTTGGCTTTTACGACCCCAACGACCGGGCTGCCAAAGCAGTGGCCGAAAAGTATCAGCTCCGTCGCTATTCCAGTGCCGAAGAATTAATGGCGCTCTGCGATGCAGCCGATATTGTGGCGCCCACCAACTATCACTTTGAGCTTTGCCAAATGGCCGTTCGCATGGGTAAACACGTGTTTGTGGAAAAACCCATGTGCAATACCATGGACGAAGCCAACGAACTGGTAAAGCTGGTACGTGAAGCCAACGTGAAATTACAGGTGGGGCATGTGGAGCGTTTCAATCCCGCCTTCCTCGCAGTAAGGGATTTGCAGCTGAACCCGATGTTTATTGAAGTGCATCGCTTATCGCAGTTTAACCCAAGGGGTACAGAAGTAAGTGTGATCCTCGACCTCATGATCCACGACATCGATATTATTTTAAGCCTTGTAAAAAGTGATGTAAAGAATGTATATGCCAACGGCGTTGCTGTAATGACCGACACGCCGGATATCGCCAACGTTCGCATTGAATTCGACAATGGTTGTGTGGCCAACTTAACCAGCAGCCGCATCAGCATGAAAAAAATGCGGAAGATCCGGTTGTTTCAACGGGATGCCTACATCGGTATCGATTTCCTGGAAAAGAAATCAGAGATCATCCGTATGAAAAACTCCGACGATACAGATGCGTTTACATTTGATATTGAAACCAATCACGGTAAAAAAACAATTGCGATCTCCAACCCTCCGGTAAAAGAAGTAAATGCCATTCGGATGGAACTGGAACATTTCCGTGATGCGATACTGCTCGATAAACCTATACCTGTAAGTGAAGTGGATGGATTACGTGCCATGGATGTGGCACACCAGATACTTCAAAAAATTCAGCGGGCTACCGTTGCATAA